The following DNA comes from Candidatus Omnitrophota bacterium.
CGGATGGCCTGCTCGGCACCCTTAGGGGTCCGGCGCGAGGTGGTCAGCAATACCTTGAAGCCCAAAGACTTCGAAAGCTCGAGCACTTCCGAAACCAAAGCCGGCAGACTATCCCCATCCCACACGCAGTGTTTGCTGTCCCCGCCGATCAAAAGCCCCACACAAGACTCACCGGCCCCCAATTTCAGCTGCGCCCGCCAGAATTCCGCAGCCCGGTCCAAGTGATGCGAGGCAAGCGCATTGAGCGCTCCGAGCACAGCCACTTCATTATGCCGCACACGGACCACGTCGTGCCTGGGCAGGATTGCCAGGTCAAAACCCTTGGATCCAAAGACCGGGGCCCTCTGCACAACAACACACTTGCTCCCGTATAAATTTCCGAGCAATAAATTCAGGGGAGCTGTGGCGCTGCCGCAAGAGACAATCAGGTCCGGGGCATCCGCGTTCAGGGCCTGTAAGGTATCCGGGGTTAAACAGGTGCGCAACAACCACGGACTCAGCCAAGGCCGGAGAAGCGCCATGCCGGAAAGAAGAAGCATCCGTTTACGCCTGCCCGCAGACACGTGTTCCACGCGAACGCTGCGCGCGCGCACCTCGATGAGCTCCGGGTCATATCCGCGTTGGCCCAACTGATTGATAAAATGGCCGCGCGCCATGTCCGCAACCGCTTCGGATTGGCGCAGGTGGCCCAGCTTCCCGTCGTCCAGGATCAGAATGCGGCGCACTGGCGAGGATTTCCAGCGCTTGTGCGCCCAAAGCCACTGCGTGGGGTTGGCGCTCACCTGTTTTTCCAACCGCTGGTTAAATTGGACGCACAAGTCCTGTACCTGTTCGTCAAAGCTGCCCGGCCGCACCTCCAACGGCTCCTCCAGTTCAATACGGTGTTTCGTGCCCTGCTCGCGGATCACAAACACCGGCACCATCGGCGCCCCTGCCCTGAGGGCAATGACAAAGGACCCTTTTGGCACCGAAGCGATCGTGCCAAAAAGCGGGGCCCAAATCCCGTTGCGGCCTGCATCTTGGTCTGAGAGTAATGCCAGTAATCCGCCGCCTCGCAAGTTGTGAATCAGTTGCCTCATATTCATTCCCTTGGAAACGACCACACTTCCTCGGGAAGAGCGCCGGCTATTGAGAAAGGAATACAGGCGTTCAAATTTTTGATCACGGGCGAGAACCGTAAGAGGGAATCCGCGCGCGCACGCGTAGTGATTGCCCAGCTCCCAATTTCCAAAGTGACCTGTAATGAGGATCGCACCCTTCCCCTGATCCATAATTTTCTGAAAGCCTTCATCACCCTTCACACCCAAGTGCTCCCGCAAATGCGTGTCATCGACCTTGGGCATGGCAACAATCTCCGCCACATTGCAACCCATATCCTGGTAAGCTTTCCGGAGAATTCTTGCCAATTCCTCATGCGAGTAAAGGCTCCCAAAGGCGTTGCGCAAATTTTTGATCCCCACCCGGCGCCGGTTGGGACTGAGGTAGTAAGCAATACCCCCAAAGAACGTCCCGAGTCCGAGGGTAACTCCCCACGGCAAAGCCGTCAGTGAACGCGAAAGAACAGCGACAATAGCAACGAGAATAGAATCAATCACGTCCCTGTACTTCACGCAGCCTCCTTACACTTTCTCCTGAACAGAAATCCCGAAATTTTCCAGGCCCTGAATCAGAGCCTCCTCCCCTTCTTCAATGACCCATTCCACCTCCAAGGCGTACCATTCGCAGGCCTCTGCCAAGTCTCTTTGGGTCCGGATCAGAGGCACACACTTCACAGCATCTTTTTCCGTACAGACCACGGCTTCCGCTCGAGTATCCCGGGCTTGCGCGGCAACGGCCCGCAAATCATAAGCACTGTAGGGGTGATGGTCCCGGAAGTGTTGGGTGAATTCCAGCCGGCCGCCTAAGAAGATGAGTTGGGTTTCAAAGCTCTGAGGGTTCCCAATGCCGGACATCGCCCCAATATGTTTTGAGTTCAGAAACTGAAGGTCCACAGTTTTCCCATTAACCAAAGACCAAAGCCGCCTTGGGCGAACCGAAGCTTTAGCCGGGACGCAAGAGGGACAAAGCTCCCGCAACTCGGATTCCATTCGTTCGAGCTGCTCAGGACTCACCTCATTCACACGCGTCAAACAAAGGTGGGTGGCCCGGCGCAAAGCCGTTTTCGACTCGCGCAAAGTCCCTGCAGGCAGAAGCTGATCCGCATAAAAGGGCCGTGTAGCGTCCAAGAGCACCAAATCCAGATCGCGCTTCACACACCGGTGTTGAAAACCATCGTCCAGGATCACCAAATCCGCGGGTGACTGCTCCAAGGCCTGGGCCCCTGCTAACGCCCGATTGGGATGAGCCACTACTCGGGCCTCGGGAACCCGGGCGCGCAGCCACTCCACCTCGTCGCTTTGGCCGGCAACCGCAGACCCATATCCTCTGGAAAGGACTAAGACCTCTTTGCCGCGATCCAGAGCCCAACGCGCAAGCAAGGCAACCATCGGGGTCTTGCCCGTGCCTCCGCAACTGAGATTTCCCACGCTCAGGACCGGCGCATCGAGCCGGACCGAGGGCAACCACCCGCGCTCGTAGAGATGGTTCCGAACGTCTATGCCCAAAGCATAAATCCACGACAAGGGCCTCAAGAGCGGCGCCCATTCTTCCCATGCCGGCAGTTGCCGGACCGGGCGCGACACACTCCGCAGCGCATCACAGGTCTTTTGGGCCACTGCACTCTGGGCTTGCACTAAGGCATGTCCGGCCCGGCCCGCCTCCCGGCGCTTTGCCGCATCGCCAAGCCAGGGCCCCAGAGCCTGAACCAGCTCCGGCCCGGAGCCCACCTGCACCGCGGCACCCGCATTCACAAATTGCCGGGCCACATCGCGAAAATTGATCATATGCGGTCCGAAGCACACCGGCTTTCCCCAGTACGCCGCTTCAATCGGATTTTGTCCGCCGTGAGGAAGCAAACTCCCCCCCACAAAAACCAAATCCGCGTTCGCATACAAATCGAAGAGTTCGCCCACCGTGTCTCCGACCACCACCTGTTGCGAATCCTCCCACAGAAAACCCGCGATCTGCTTGTCCCTGAACGCAGACCATCTCAAGCAACTCAAACCCAGTTTCCGGAGCTGAGATTCGACCGCTCCGAAACGCTCCACATGCCGGGGCACCAAAAAAAGCCGCAGTTGCGGGTATTCACTCTTCAACTCCAGATATGCCTTGGCGATCAGAAATTCTTCGGGCTCGTGTGTGCTCCCGCACATCCACAGTACATGGTCCGCTGCCAAGCCCAGATCCTTTTCACGGCTCCACGCGCCCTTACTCCCCGGCGCCACGGCGTATTTGAGATTCCCGCTGACGTGAACCCGCTCCGGATGAATCCCTAACTTCAGGACCCGGTCTTGATCCGCCTCGCTCTGGACAGCCCACACACTGATCTTATGAAGCCACGGCCCAATCAGAATCCGCCATTCCAGATAAGAAGCAAAAGACTTAGGCGAAAGACGGCCATTGGCAATACAAACCGGGAGCCCGGCCAAATGGCTGCTGCCGATGAGTCCGGGCCAAATCTCGGTCTCCATCAAAAAAAGGGCCTCGGGTTTGTAGAAGCGAATAAAGGAGTGAACCAAGGGCGGCAGATCAAAAGGCACATAGCACACGACATCTGCCTCTGAGGCTGCGCGCCGGGCCACGGCCTGCCCGGTCTCCGTCACGGTGGTCAGCACAAAACGCAGAAGCGGCTCCCGCTCCCGCAAGGCGCGCATGAGCACGCCTGCAGCCATCGCCTCCCCCACGCTCACGGCATGAACCCAATAAGTGCGCACGCCTTCGGACTGCGGATGAGCCGGCCAATCCGGACGCTCCCAACCTAAGCGCTGCTTCCACCCCGTGGGCACACGGCCCTTGCGGAGAATCCAGAAGAAGACGACAAAGGGAAAGGCAACCAGATAGAGGATCGTGTAGAGGAAGAGCTGAAGATGGGCCATGGTCCTCCTAACCCGGATAAGTTTATCCGGGCTATGCTCGGGGGTGTGCCTTCTCATAAGCCTGCTGCACATGACGCGTGCTCACATGCGTATAGATCTGGGTACTCCCCAAACTCGCGTGTCCCAGGAGTTCCTGAACACTGCGGAGGTCGGCTCCGCGGTTAAGCATATGGGTAGCGCAACTGTGGCGC
Coding sequences within:
- a CDS encoding mitochondrial fission ELM1 family protein, producing MKYRDVIDSILVAIVAVLSRSLTALPWGVTLGLGTFFGGIAYYLSPNRRRVGIKNLRNAFGSLYSHEELARILRKAYQDMGCNVAEIVAMPKVDDTHLREHLGVKGDEGFQKIMDQGKGAILITGHFGNWELGNHYACARGFPLTVLARDQKFERLYSFLNSRRSSRGSVVVSKGMNMRQLIHNLRGGGLLALLSDQDAGRNGIWAPLFGTIASVPKGSFVIALRAGAPMVPVFVIREQGTKHRIELEEPLEVRPGSFDEQVQDLCVQFNQRLEKQVSANPTQWLWAHKRWKSSPVRRILILDDGKLGHLRQSEAVADMARGHFINQLGQRGYDPELIEVRARSVRVEHVSAGRRKRMLLLSGMALLRPWLSPWLLRTCLTPDTLQALNADAPDLIVSCGSATAPLNLLLGNLYGSKCVVVQRAPVFGSKGFDLAILPRHDVVRVRHNEVAVLGALNALASHHLDRAAEFWRAQLKLGAGESCVGLLIGGDSKHCVWDGDSLPALVSEVLELSKSLGFKVLLTTSRRTPKGAEQAIR
- the lpxK gene encoding tetraacyldisaccharide 4'-kinase yields the protein MAHLQLFLYTILYLVAFPFVVFFWILRKGRVPTGWKQRLGWERPDWPAHPQSEGVRTYWVHAVSVGEAMAAGVLMRALREREPLLRFVLTTVTETGQAVARRAASEADVVCYVPFDLPPLVHSFIRFYKPEALFLMETEIWPGLIGSSHLAGLPVCIANGRLSPKSFASYLEWRILIGPWLHKISVWAVQSEADQDRVLKLGIHPERVHVSGNLKYAVAPGSKGAWSREKDLGLAADHVLWMCGSTHEPEEFLIAKAYLELKSEYPQLRLFLVPRHVERFGAVESQLRKLGLSCLRWSAFRDKQIAGFLWEDSQQVVVGDTVGELFDLYANADLVFVGGSLLPHGGQNPIEAAYWGKPVCFGPHMINFRDVARQFVNAGAAVQVGSGPELVQALGPWLGDAAKRREAGRAGHALVQAQSAVAQKTCDALRSVSRPVRQLPAWEEWAPLLRPLSWIYALGIDVRNHLYERGWLPSVRLDAPVLSVGNLSCGGTGKTPMVALLARWALDRGKEVLVLSRGYGSAVAGQSDEVEWLRARVPEARVVAHPNRALAGAQALEQSPADLVILDDGFQHRCVKRDLDLVLLDATRPFYADQLLPAGTLRESKTALRRATHLCLTRVNEVSPEQLERMESELRELCPSCVPAKASVRPRRLWSLVNGKTVDLQFLNSKHIGAMSGIGNPQSFETQLIFLGGRLEFTQHFRDHHPYSAYDLRAVAAQARDTRAEAVVCTEKDAVKCVPLIRTQRDLAEACEWYALEVEWVIEEGEEALIQGLENFGISVQEKV